In one window of bacterium DNA:
- a CDS encoding helix-turn-helix transcriptional regulator: protein MMGHRAMIDNEGFKNFGEFLKTFRKKNRITLREFCIKASADPGNMSKIERGAMVPPQDQDILKRYAYALGLKERSDNWYTFFDLAAASRGMIPKDIMSDKEVVKILPAFFRTLRGQKPTPKEMKKIAEKIRKS, encoded by the coding sequence ATGATGGGGCATAGAGCCATGATAGATAATGAAGGCTTTAAGAATTTTGGAGAATTTTTAAAGACATTCAGGAAAAAGAATAGAATAACGCTCAGGGAATTTTGTATCAAGGCTTCGGCTGATCCGGGGAACATGAGTAAAATTGAGCGCGGTGCGATGGTGCCGCCTCAGGATCAGGATATTCTCAAACGCTATGCTTACGCACTGGGGCTGAAAGAAAGGTCTGATAACTGGTATACATTTTTTGACCTTGCCGCGGCAAGCAGGGGGATGATACCAAAAGATATTATGTCGGATAAAGAGGTTGTTAAAATACTTCCGGCATTTTTCAGGACTTTAAGGGGCCAGAAGCCTACGCCGAAAGAAATGAAAAAGATTGCTGAGAAAATCAGGAAAAGTTGA